DNA sequence from the Pirellulales bacterium genome:
CCGGCCGCGTTGCGACAGACGCCGTAGGGCGCGCGAAACACTTTGTTGTCGTTGGTCTCCGCGGCAAACTCCGGCGCGCCCTTGAGCATCACGCAATTCTGCACTCGCAGGTCGTCGAGCGGAGCGTCGGTGCCGTTGGTCAACCGCAGGCGCATTTGTACGCCGTCGCGCCGCGGGCGGATCTCGGCGGCGAAGACGATTCCATTCGGCAAACGGCGCTCGATCGACAACCGCTCGGCGGTGACTTGCCACTCGAGCGGCGGCAGTTCGACGCCGGCCTTGCTCCAGATCGTCGGCACATGCGTGTGCGCGAGATACGTCAAACCCAGATTCGACCAGATGGCTTCGGGCACGTCGGCCACGACATAGGCCGAGTCGTCCCAGGGCAAAAACACGCTGACCTTGGTTTCACGCTGCGGATCGATCGCGCCGTCGCGAAAACCAATCCGCGGATGACGCCCGCCAGGGTAGGGCAGCACGGTCAGCGGCTCGGCGGGCGTGCGCCGCGGGTGCCGGCCCGGTTGCAAATCGAAACGCGCCAGCGCGTCGGTGACTTGTGCGGGGGACAGGCCGGTCGCCTGCGCCGCCTCGGCCGGAGTAAACCGATGCCAGGCGACCATGTTCTCAAGCCACCGGCGCAATTCCGCGTCGTTCGCCGCGGGCCGAGGCGTAACGCGATCGATATCCGGCTCGTCGGCGCCCGCGAGCGAAGCGCCGAAACACGCCAAGACCAACACGCACAGCCGAGTCAATCGTCTCACGCGCCGTACCCTGCGGACCAGTTTGGATTTGCCGGACAATCGTCAGGGCCAGTGTAAGCCGTGCGGCGTTTGGCCCGCCAGTGACCCTTTGGTAGACTCCGCACGGCTATTGCTCCCCGAACCCGCCGCGAATCCCGCCCGAGATGTCTCCGCGATCCTTGCGCATGGCCTACGCCCATCCGAGCCGCCTGCTGGTCAGCGTGCGCGACGAGCACGAAGCACGCCTCACGATCGAGGCCGGTGTCGGCTGGATTGACGTCAAGGAACCGCGGAACGGCTCGCTCGGTGCCGCGCCGGCAAAGATCGTCGCTCAGGTACTCGAGCTGGTGGGCAATCGAGCCGTCGTCAGCGCCGCGCGCGGAGAATTGCTCGACGGGGCTCGCTGCGCCCCGTGCGATGGCCGCCTGGCGCTGGCCAAGTTCGGGCTGGCCGGCTGCGCTCGCGTCGTCGATTGGCCGTCGCGGTTGATGCAATGCGTGTCGACCTTTTCTGCGACGACGGCCGCCGTCGCGGTGATCTATGCCGACTGGCGTTCTTGCCACGCCCCCGAGCCGGAGGCAGTGCTCGAACTTGCGCAACGCGATCGCTTTGCAGCCGTGCTGGTCGACACCTTCGACAAATCGGCCGGCGGGTTGTTTGAGCACCAGGCCGAACGGCAACTCGAGGCCTGGATCGGCGCGGCGCAACAATCGGGCCACCTCTGCGTGCTGGCCGGTTCGCTCGATCGGCAGAGCCTGCGGCGCGCCCTCGAACTCGGGCCCGACCTGGTGGCGGTCCGGGGTGCGGTGTGCGGCGAAGATCGAGCGGCAGGGATCGATCCGTGCAAGCTGGCCGCCGTCGTCGAGCAAGTGCGCAACAGCGAACGCTGTTCGCGACCCGTCGGCGAGCGGCTACTTTCCGGCCGCGCCTGAGGCCGCGTTCCCGCGCGGCTGCGCCTCGTCGAGGGGGTGCAACTCGAGCCGCCGGAAAAAGATCTCCGCCCCCTCGCTTTGCAACAGAATGTGTCCCGCTTGCGGGCTTGCCGCGCGACCTTCGCAGACCTTGCGGCCGTTCACGTAATGCTCGACGCGATCGCCGCGCGCGATGAGTTCGCAGTGCGTCCACTCACCGAAAGGGCTCTCCAGGTCTCGGTCCCCGCGAAAACCGAGCCGGTCTTCCCAATCGGGGTCCCGCCCGAACCAGTTGATCCTCCCCGATTCGAAGCGTTGGACTTCACCGCCCGGCTGCCACACGGCTTCGCCATCGCGATCGCGTGCGATCTCACAAGTGACCGAGACCGGGTAGGTCTGGCCCTCGAAAGTTGCCGGCACCGCCAGCAGGTCGCCCGTACCGCCTTCGATGATCTGGTATTCGAGCGAAGCCATCCACACGCCCGTGGCGCCGTCGGGCCCGAGAGCGTGATACATGATGCCCGAGTCGCGTGACGCCTTTTCGCGCGGCGCCCAGGTTCGCGGGCCCCAGCGATACTCGGCGACGAGACGATAGTCGCGATAGGTCGCCGCGGTGCGCACGTAGCCGTAGGCCTCGCCGGAGATGTGCAACAGGCCGTCCTGGACCGTAAACACGCCGCGCGGGTCGTCGTGGCCGCTGTCGCGCAGCCAGACCACCAGGCCGGACAGATCGCGGCCGTTGAACAGCACCAGCGGCTGATCGACCGGAGCGATCGCGTCGGCGCCCCGGCAGGGTTCGACGGCGGCCAGGCCAACGAGCAGGACCGCCGACCAGGTGCAGCGCCGCGAGAAAGCGGTGGAGTTCAACGGTCACCGCCCACGCCGATGCGATTCGACATATTCTGAACCAATTGGTACTGGGCCGCGGCGAGAAACTCACGAATTTGCACTTGCTGTTCCGGCGTGGACTGTTTCAACCAGTCGTTGGCGCGGGCAAACAGCGCCAGTAACAGCTCGCCGCGCCGGCCGCCTTCGGTTTGCGATCCCTCGACGGCGCTGCGAATGGCGGGCCAGCGCAACAGCGATTGCGTTTCGCGCGCAACGAACCGCTCGCGATGGCGTTCGTGCCGGATTTCGTGGTAGGCCGTCACTTTGTCGAGAAACCAGACGCGCATCAGCTCGAATAGGCTGTCGAGACAGCGTTGGCGCTGGCCGGTAGGCAGTTCGGCGATTCGAGCCGTCCAATCGAAATCGGTCGACATGCTCTCGTCGATCCGCGCGATCAGCCGCCGTTGCATTTCCGGCGAGGCTTTCGCCGCGTCGTTCGTGGCGAGCCAGGCGACGATCGCGCTATAGTCGCGCAAGCCCCGTTCGGGCAGGCCTTGCCGCGCGGCCAGCACGCCTGCCGCCACGCTCACGCCTGTCGAGGCAATCAGGACCAGGTAGGTCAAGGCAACTCGTACGTTGCGGATCACGCGATTTCTTGCCTGTGAGTATTCGAGATCGCCCCCGACCATTGCCGCCAAGCGCGGCCCTCGCAGAGAACACTTTCTTGCTCGGCGAATCGATTCTCTCTGCCCGTATTGTAAGTCCGCCGCGGCGACGGTCGAGCACGCACGATAGCATGCTCGGATAGCGCACAACTGCGGTTTCCTCTTGACGGACCCGGAATACGGGGCCACGCTGTTAGCTAGGCATTTGCCGCACCCTGGACGTGCGCGCACGCGCGAGTGCCTGCTTGGCGAATCGATTCTCATGCGGGAGTGCCACGGATGGGCACCTATACCTGGCTCGTGGGCCTGGGCCTGTTGGCTCAAGTCGGCAGTGCCCCCCTTGGCAGTGCCCCCCTCGGCAGTGCCCCCCTCGGCAGTGCCCCCCTCGGTAGTCCGCCCGCGCAGCCGGCTGCATCGGCGCAGCCGCCGCACGCGTCGAAGACGCCGCCTGCACTGCTCGGCGAAGCCCTGACACCTCCGGCACGCAGCCCTCTGGCCGGGCAGCCATTGCGGCTGGTTGACCTATTGGCTCGATCAAACGATCGGACACGCCAACTCCAGGCCGTGCGGATCTATTGGACGCTCTCGGCGGCGGTCGCCTCTTACTACTCGCGGCGCAGCGAGTTCGACTTCCTCGCCCGACTTGAAGGCTTCGAATCGGCCGCGGCCGAAACAGCGCAACCCGCTGGTGAAACGGTGCGGCTCGACGGCGCGTTGGCGCTGGTCGAAGCGCAAGCCCGCGAGGCCGAGCTGGCCGCCATTGATCGGCAATATGAGTTGGCGCCCTGGTTGGGCGCCGCAGTGGTGACGGCGCTGCCCTTGCCGGCCGATATGCCGCAAATCGGTCAATACCGCACAAATTTCGAGCAGATTTTTGCCGGTCGTGCCGCTCCCGAGCCGGCCCGGCGGGCCCACGACACGTTGCCGTTGCGGTTTCGAGAAATCGAATTGCGCGCCGCAGCGGTACAGACGTTGAACGACCTGTTGTCGGCCAGCGAAGAGGCCTACGTCTCGGGTCGCGCCCCGCGCGAGCAAGTCGTCGAGCGGCTCCAGGAACTGAGCCGCGAACGACAAGAGTTCATTCAGGCGGTGCTGGCCTACAATTTCGACATCACCGATTATGCCCTGGCCGTGGCCCGGCGCGGGGCGCCCGCCAACGAGCTGGCGGCCATGCTCGTGCCCGGCGGCTCAAACACCCCGCAAGCGCAGCCTGCCGCGACGGCTCCCCCGCCCGCACAGCCGGCGGCGGCAATGGCACCGCCCCCGGCCGCACCGCGATCCGGTCGCCGAGCGTTACCGGGCCGGCAAATGACCTACGAGGAGCCGCTGCTTGGTGCGCCGGGCATGGCGACTCAGCCGGGTCCGCTGACCGCGGGGCAGCCTACGCCGGGCGATCCAGCCTCGGGTTGGCAGCCGCGCGAGGAAGGCACACCACCCGCCGAAGAGCCCCCGGCGGAATTGCCGATCGATCCCGACGCCGATCCGATCGAGATTCCCGACGCCGCCGAACCGCCCGAGGCAGCAACCCCGGAAACCATGGAGGAAGCCCGCGCTGGCCGCAATTCGCAGGCCGCGCGGATCGTCCTCGTAGCCCAGCGCGCGGCCAGCGATCCGACACCGCCGGCCGGCGCCCCCTTGTATCAATCGCTGGTCGAGATCAATCCGATGCAGCGTGCGCAAGAATTGGCCACGCAGCTCGCACTGTCGGCCCCCTTGCCACCGGCCGCAGGCTCGCCCATTACGCTCGATGCCTGTGTGCAGGCCGTCAGCGCGCGTGACAGGTCGGCCGTCACCAGCACCTATTGGCAAGCTCGATCGACGATTACCGAGTACGGCATTCTTCAGCGCCAGCTCGAGCAATTCGCAGCCTTGGAATCCTCGGTGCTGGCCCTCCACGATCGCGTCGGAGGCGCTGAAGCGATGCTCGAGTTTCGTGCCATGCGCCTGGTCGCCGAGGCCGAGTTGACCCGGGCCCATGCCAGTTCGATCGTCGCCCAAGCCGCGCTGCCGCGAACTGCGGCCTTGGCCGGGGCCCGGCTGCTGCCCGTCACGGCCCCGCACGGTGGACGTTACGCCATGCGCCTCGAGCTGTTTCCGGCCAATATTCAATCTTCCGGACCCGTTGTGCGCCTGGCTGCAGCGATGCCGCGCTGGTTTGCCGCCGTCGCCGCCCGGGCCGAGGAAGTCGTCGCTGCCGATCTGGCCCGCGCGCGGTTGACCGATCAGTTGCTGCGCGAGCCGGCTTTGCCCGGACCGGCCATGCGAGCGATCCGTCAACAGGCTCGCGCTACGCTCGGCTTCAACGACACGGTCACTCGGTACAACATGGCCATCGGCGAATACGCCGCGGTTGTGTTGCCGCCGAATCTTCCGGCCGCTCAATACGTCGCGGCCCTCGTGCTGTCGCCGGCCGGCACCGTGGGCAGAATGTAGTCTCTGCCCAAGCGGGGTTTCCTGAGAGCGGACCGCCGAAGAG
Encoded proteins:
- a CDS encoding DUF1080 domain-containing protein, with the protein product MNSTAFSRRCTWSAVLLVGLAAVEPCRGADAIAPVDQPLVLFNGRDLSGLVVWLRDSGHDDPRGVFTVQDGLLHISGEAYGYVRTAATYRDYRLVAEYRWGPRTWAPREKASRDSGIMYHALGPDGATGVWMASLEYQIIEGGTGDLLAVPATFEGQTYPVSVTCEIARDRDGEAVWQPGGEVQRFESGRINWFGRDPDWEDRLGFRGDRDLESPFGEWTHCELIARGDRVEHYVNGRKVCEGRAASPQAGHILLQSEGAEIFFRRLELHPLDEAQPRGNAASGAAGK
- a CDS encoding (5-formylfuran-3-yl)methyl phosphate synthase, giving the protein MAYAHPSRLLVSVRDEHEARLTIEAGVGWIDVKEPRNGSLGAAPAKIVAQVLELVGNRAVVSAARGELLDGARCAPCDGRLALAKFGLAGCARVVDWPSRLMQCVSTFSATTAAVAVIYADWRSCHAPEPEAVLELAQRDRFAAVLVDTFDKSAGGLFEHQAERQLEAWIGAAQQSGHLCVLAGSLDRQSLRRALELGPDLVAVRGAVCGEDRAAGIDPCKLAAVVEQVRNSERCSRPVGERLLSGRA